One Tomitella gaofuii DNA segment encodes these proteins:
- a CDS encoding DUF5997 family protein — MTARKKPQMLKPSTAAKKLGIHLPATPDEFRDGTVSREEMAALLQDPPQWLTDLRAQGPHPRPVVAEKLGVSIAGLARAGVDEALTTAQIDALLADRPEWLRRERDVQAGVRAENRRISRRRGAE, encoded by the coding sequence ATGACCGCGCGCAAGAAACCCCAGATGCTCAAGCCGTCGACGGCCGCGAAGAAGCTCGGCATCCACCTGCCCGCCACACCCGACGAGTTCCGGGACGGCACGGTCTCGCGTGAGGAGATGGCTGCGCTGCTGCAGGACCCGCCGCAGTGGCTCACGGACCTGCGCGCGCAAGGGCCGCATCCGCGGCCGGTCGTCGCGGAGAAGCTGGGCGTGTCGATCGCGGGCCTGGCCCGCGCCGGAGTCGACGAGGCCCTCACCACCGCACAGATCGACGCGCTGCTCGCCGACAGGCCGGAGTGGCTGCGCCGTGAACGCGACGTACAGGCCGGGGTGCGCGCCGAGAACCGGCGGATCAGCCGCCGGCGCGGCGCCGAGTAG
- a CDS encoding DUF4203 domain-containing protein translates to MADIVVGILALIVGAVFCFRGLAAMRVVIALWGGFAGLSLGAGVVASATGDEFLGTGLGWAVGIAVAIVFLLLAYLYYAVAVIVAMAAVGFALGAAAMVAADVEWNWAVILVGVLLGLLLAGVALAVDLPAVLLVVVSVLSGAVTLVGAVMLLTGTLDTADFHRAAITTAIEDGWWWFALYAALVVLGGATQARAYGRAPVIRERWRSGRR, encoded by the coding sequence ATGGCCGACATCGTCGTGGGGATCCTCGCCCTGATCGTGGGCGCCGTGTTCTGCTTCCGCGGGCTCGCCGCCATGCGTGTGGTCATCGCGCTGTGGGGCGGTTTCGCGGGCCTCTCGCTCGGGGCCGGCGTGGTGGCCTCCGCCACCGGCGACGAGTTCCTCGGCACCGGGCTCGGGTGGGCCGTCGGCATCGCCGTGGCGATCGTGTTCCTGCTGCTCGCCTACCTGTACTACGCGGTCGCCGTGATCGTCGCGATGGCCGCCGTCGGCTTCGCTCTCGGGGCCGCCGCGATGGTCGCGGCCGACGTGGAGTGGAACTGGGCCGTCATCCTCGTCGGCGTCCTGCTCGGGCTGCTGCTCGCCGGGGTGGCGCTCGCGGTGGACCTGCCCGCCGTCCTGCTGGTGGTGGTCAGTGTGCTCAGCGGCGCGGTGACCCTCGTCGGCGCGGTGATGCTGCTCACCGGCACCCTCGACACCGCCGACTTCCACCGGGCCGCCATCACCACGGCCATCGAGGACGGCTGGTGGTGGTTCGCGCTGTATGCAGCGCTGGTGGTGCTCGGCGGTGCAACGCAGGCGCGGGCGTACGGCCGCGCCCCCGTGATCCGGGAGCGGTGGCGCTCCGGCCGCCGGTGA
- a CDS encoding enoyl-CoA hydratase yields the protein MEFVLVDRPRPEIALITLNRPERMNAMAFDVMVPLRDELERISNDNSVRAVVLTGAGAGFCSGADQQSAGRIPHTEGLTRATVALRSMEILDQVVTTLRSMHQPVISAINGAAIGGGLCMALSTDIRVASTAAYFRAAGINNGLTASELGLSYLLPRAIGTSRASEIMLTGRDVGAEEAERIGLVSRLTEPDDLLETCFAMGEAIAGFSRPGIELTKRTLWSGMDAGSLAQHMNQEGLGQLLIRLLTGNFEEATAARKEGRAAVFQD from the coding sequence ATGGAATTCGTTCTCGTGGACCGGCCACGCCCGGAGATCGCGCTGATCACCCTCAACCGCCCCGAACGCATGAACGCCATGGCCTTCGATGTCATGGTTCCGCTGCGCGACGAGCTCGAACGCATCAGCAACGACAACTCGGTGCGCGCTGTGGTGCTCACCGGGGCCGGTGCGGGGTTCTGCTCGGGCGCCGACCAGCAGTCGGCGGGCCGCATCCCGCACACCGAGGGGCTGACCCGCGCCACGGTCGCGCTGCGGTCGATGGAGATCCTCGACCAGGTGGTGACCACTCTGCGGTCGATGCACCAGCCGGTGATCTCCGCGATCAACGGCGCGGCGATCGGCGGGGGACTGTGCATGGCGCTGTCGACGGACATCCGGGTGGCTTCCACCGCCGCGTACTTCCGCGCCGCGGGCATCAACAACGGGCTCACGGCCAGCGAACTGGGCCTGAGCTATCTGCTGCCGCGCGCGATCGGCACCTCGCGGGCCTCCGAGATCATGCTCACCGGCCGCGACGTCGGCGCCGAGGAGGCCGAACGGATCGGGCTGGTCTCGCGTCTCACCGAGCCCGACGACCTGCTCGAGACGTGCTTCGCGATGGGCGAGGCCATCGCCGGGTTCTCGAGACCGGGTATCGAGCTGACCAAGCGCACGTTGTGGTCGGGCATGGACGCCGGGAGCCTCGCGCAGCACATGAACCAGGAGGGCCTGGGGCAGTTGCTGATCCGGCTGCTCACCGGGAACTTCGAGGAAGCCACGGCGGCGCGCAAGGAGGGCCGGGCGGCGGTGTTCCAGGACTGA
- a CDS encoding LysR substrate-binding domain-containing protein, with protein sequence MPDSPTPPDAGEAAAPRFRLAFTPGATPGKWARVWEQRLPDVPLELIPAASADGLAAVRADDADAALVRLPIDREGLHAIPLYTEVTVVMMPKDHVLTLAESLTPEDLDDEIVHHPLDDVLDWNAPPGTPSYQRPATIPDALALVAAGVGLVALPQSLARLHHRKDLVYRPLEEPDSATRKRVAQSQVALVWREDRSTELMDEFIGIVRGRTANSSRGTGGPARRSGGPARKGSGGSAGAGGTKGAKGNAGGKGSAGGRRTSGPRRGRPAGRPKRRRR encoded by the coding sequence GTGCCCGACTCCCCGACTCCCCCCGACGCCGGCGAGGCCGCGGCGCCGCGCTTCCGTCTCGCCTTCACCCCCGGTGCCACGCCCGGCAAGTGGGCCCGCGTGTGGGAACAGCGCCTGCCCGACGTGCCGCTCGAGCTGATCCCCGCGGCGAGCGCCGACGGCCTGGCCGCGGTACGCGCGGACGACGCCGACGCCGCACTGGTGCGCCTGCCCATCGACCGCGAGGGCCTGCACGCGATCCCCCTCTACACCGAGGTCACCGTCGTGATGATGCCCAAGGACCACGTGCTGACACTCGCCGAGTCGCTCACCCCGGAGGACCTCGACGACGAGATCGTCCACCACCCGCTCGACGACGTGCTCGACTGGAACGCGCCGCCCGGCACCCCGTCCTATCAGCGTCCCGCCACGATCCCGGATGCGCTCGCGCTGGTGGCAGCGGGGGTGGGCCTGGTGGCGCTTCCCCAGTCGCTCGCCCGCCTGCACCACCGCAAGGACCTCGTCTACCGCCCCTTGGAGGAGCCCGACTCGGCCACGCGCAAACGGGTCGCACAGTCCCAGGTGGCCCTGGTGTGGCGGGAGGACCGGTCGACCGAGCTGATGGACGAGTTCATCGGGATCGTGCGCGGCCGCACCGCCAACAGCTCGCGGGGCACCGGCGGGCCCGCGCGCCGGTCCGGCGGTCCCGCGCGGAAGGGGTCCGGAGGATCGGCCGGCGCCGGGGGGACGAAAGGTGCCAAGGGGAACGCGGGCGGCAAGGGTTCCGCCGGCGGCAGGCGCACCTCCGGGCCGCGCCGTGGCCGGCCGGCGGGCCGGCCCAAGCGCAGGCGCCGCTGA
- a CDS encoding LysR substrate-binding domain-containing protein: MIDESYRPTVAQLRAFVAVAEYRHFSTAAQRLGVSQPTLSQALASLESGLGVVLMERSTRKVLVTEAGRELLGKALAALEAVDGFVTAAAGIGSGMVGGLRIGMIPTVAPYLLPAALPALGAAYPDLHPHLVEDQTERLLDALRGGALDVAVIALPSGAAGLVEIPLFDEDFVLVLPEEHPLAGRDDLSADVLDELPLLLLDEGHCLRDQTLDLCRLVGATPALGDTRATSLATVVQCVGGGLGVTLVPESAVPAETTRAGLATARFADPAPGRTIGLVYRKSTGRHDDFRSLAVELAACAPAGRAYAVD; encoded by the coding sequence GTGATTGATGAATCCTATCGTCCCACGGTGGCGCAACTGCGGGCGTTCGTCGCGGTCGCCGAGTATCGCCACTTCAGTACCGCGGCACAGCGTCTGGGTGTGAGTCAGCCCACCTTGTCGCAGGCGCTCGCATCGCTGGAATCGGGGCTCGGAGTGGTGCTCATGGAGCGCAGCACCCGCAAGGTCCTGGTCACCGAGGCGGGACGGGAGCTGCTCGGCAAGGCGCTCGCCGCGCTGGAGGCGGTGGACGGGTTCGTCACCGCGGCAGCGGGAATCGGCAGCGGAATGGTGGGCGGACTGCGGATCGGGATGATCCCCACCGTCGCCCCCTACCTGCTGCCCGCGGCGCTGCCCGCGCTCGGGGCGGCCTACCCGGACCTGCACCCGCACCTGGTGGAGGACCAGACCGAGCGGCTCCTCGACGCCCTGCGGGGCGGCGCGCTCGACGTGGCGGTGATCGCACTGCCGTCGGGCGCCGCGGGCCTGGTGGAGATCCCCCTGTTCGACGAGGACTTCGTCCTCGTCCTTCCGGAGGAGCATCCGCTCGCCGGCCGGGACGACTTGTCCGCCGACGTGCTCGACGAACTGCCGTTGCTGCTGCTCGACGAGGGGCACTGCCTGCGCGACCAGACGCTCGACCTGTGCCGGCTCGTGGGCGCCACGCCGGCGTTGGGGGACACGCGCGCTACGTCGCTGGCCACGGTGGTGCAGTGCGTCGGGGGAGGACTCGGGGTCACCCTGGTGCCGGAGTCGGCGGTGCCGGCGGAGACCACGCGCGCCGGATTGGCGACGGCGCGGTTCGCGGACCCGGCGCCGGGACGGACGATCGGGCTGGTCTACCGCAAGTCCACGGGGCGGCACGACGATTTCCGCTCGCTGGCGGTCGAACTGGCGGCATGCGCACCGGCCGGCCGGGCGTACGCGGTCGACTGA
- a CDS encoding peroxiredoxin, which yields MALLTIGDQFPSYSLTALIGGDLSQVDAQQPEDYFSTVTSDDYAGKWRVIFFWPKDFTFVCPTEIAAFGKLNDEFADRDAQVLGASVDNEFVHFQWRAQHEDLKTLPFPMLSDLKRELVEATGVLNADGVADRATFIVDPNNEIQFVSVTAGSVGRNVDEVLRVLDALQSDELCACNWKKGDPTIDAGELVKEAL from the coding sequence GTGGCTCTCCTCACCATCGGCGACCAGTTCCCCTCCTACAGCCTCACCGCCCTCATCGGCGGCGATCTGTCGCAGGTCGACGCGCAGCAGCCCGAGGACTACTTCTCGACGGTCACCAGCGACGACTACGCCGGCAAGTGGCGCGTGATCTTCTTCTGGCCCAAGGACTTCACCTTCGTGTGCCCCACCGAGATCGCCGCCTTCGGCAAGCTCAACGACGAGTTCGCCGACCGTGACGCGCAGGTGCTCGGCGCCTCGGTGGACAACGAGTTCGTGCACTTCCAGTGGCGTGCGCAGCACGAGGATCTCAAGACCCTCCCCTTCCCCATGCTCTCCGACCTCAAGCGTGAACTGGTCGAGGCCACGGGTGTGCTCAACGCGGACGGCGTCGCCGACCGGGCGACCTTCATCGTCGACCCCAACAACGAGATCCAGTTCGTCTCCGTGACGGCCGGCTCGGTGGGGCGCAACGTCGACGAGGTCCTCCGCGTGCTCGACGCGCTGCAGTCCGACGAGCTGTGCGCCTGCAACTGGAAGAAGGGCGACCCGACGATCGACGCCGGCGAGCTGGTCAAGGAAGCACTCTGA
- a CDS encoding carboxymuconolactone decarboxylase family protein has protein sequence MSIDNLKNSLPEYAKDLKLNLSSLSRSTELNEQQLWGTMLAAAAASKSATVFSEISDEARGHLSDAAFDAALGAATIMGMNNVAYRAKSFLGSDYAQVKMGLRMNIIGNPGVEKADFELWSLAVSTINGCHDCTAAHDATVRKEGLTKEQVWEAVKVAATMAGVAQAVEIEAAK, from the coding sequence ATGAGCATCGACAACCTGAAGAACTCGCTGCCCGAATACGCCAAGGACCTCAAGCTCAACCTGAGCTCGCTGTCGCGCTCCACGGAGCTCAACGAGCAGCAGCTGTGGGGCACGATGCTCGCGGCCGCGGCCGCGAGCAAGTCGGCCACCGTGTTCTCCGAGATCTCCGATGAGGCGCGCGGGCACCTGTCGGACGCCGCGTTCGACGCGGCGCTCGGCGCCGCCACCATCATGGGCATGAACAACGTGGCCTACCGCGCCAAGTCGTTCCTCGGAAGCGACTACGCGCAGGTGAAGATGGGCCTGCGGATGAACATCATCGGCAATCCCGGCGTGGAGAAGGCCGACTTCGAGCTGTGGTCGCTCGCGGTCTCCACGATCAACGGCTGCCACGATTGCACGGCCGCGCACGACGCCACCGTCCGCAAGGAGGGGCTCACCAAGGAGCAGGTGTGGGAAGCGGTCAAGGTGGCCGCGACCATGGCGGGCGTCGCCCAGGCCGTCGAGATCGAGGCCGCCAAGTAG